CGACGGGCTGCTCGCCGTCTTCTTCTTCGTCGTCGCGGTCGAGCTGCGCCACGAGCTCACCGCCGGGGAGCTCAACAGCGTGAGCAAGGCGCTGCGGCCCGCGATCGCCGCGGTCGGCGGCGTGCTCGTCCCGATCGCCGTCTTCCTCCTCGTCACGGCGGGCTCGGGGCTGGAGGACGGGTGGCCGATCCCCACGGCCACCGACATCGCCTTCGCCCTCGGCGTCCTCGCCGTCGTCGGGAGGGGCCTGCCCCCGCGGCTGCGCGTCTTCCTCCTCGCGCTCGCGATCCTCGACGACATCATCGCGATCCTCATCATCGCCGTGTTCTTCACCACCGACCCGCGCCTCGGCCTCATCGCCGCGGCTGCGGTCGGCACCGCCGTGTTCGCCGTGCTCAGCAGGTTCCTCCGCGGTCGTGCCCGCGTCGGGGTCGGGGCGCTCATGGTGGTCGTCGCGCTCGTCACCTGGGGCCTGGTCGTGCTGTCCGGCGTGCACGCGACCATCGCCGGCGTCGCCCTCGGGCTCGTCATGGCGGCCCGGCCGGCGGACCGCGCCCGCCATGCCCTGGAGCCGTTCTCGAACGGCGTCGTGCTCCCGCTGTTCGCCTTCTCCGCCGCGCTCGTCGTCATCCCCTCCGTCCCGCTCACCGAGCTGTCCCCGGCGTTCTGGGGCATCGTCCTCGCCCTGCCCCTCGGCAAGGTCGTCGGCATCGTCCTCGGTGGCTGGCTCGGCGCCCGGTTCGTCCGTGCGGACGGCGTCACCCTCGGCCCGCAGGAGCTGCTCGCCGCAGGCGCCCTCGGCGGCATCGGCTTCACCGTCTCCCTGCTGATGAACGAGCTCGCCTACGCCGACGCCCCGGGGATCGCCGACGAGGGCACCCTCGCGGTCCTCGTCGGCTCGGGCATCTCGATGCTGCTCGCCGTCGTGCTCGTG
Above is a genomic segment from Georgenia wutianyii containing:
- a CDS encoding Na+/H+ antiporter NhaA, which codes for MPATSLAAALRSPRAGALLLLTAAVLGLIAANSPLGPGLSELQHTYLAVPGTGISLSVGHWISDGLLAVFFFVVAVELRHELTAGELNSVSKALRPAIAAVGGVLVPIAVFLLVTAGSGLEDGWPIPTATDIAFALGVLAVVGRGLPPRLRVFLLALAILDDIIAILIIAVFFTTDPRLGLIAAAAVGTAVFAVLSRFLRGRARVGVGALMVVVALVTWGLVVLSGVHATIAGVALGLVMAARPADRARHALEPFSNGVVLPLFAFSAALVVIPSVPLTELSPAFWGIVLALPLGKVVGIVLGGWLGARFVRADGVTLGPQELLAAGALGGIGFTVSLLMNELAYADAPGIADEGTLAVLVGSGISMLLAVVLVRNLARGYRARAAAAAGPA